A stretch of DNA from Serinibacter arcticus:
CGCCGCGTCTCGAGGTCGGCGCTGGTGAAGGTGAGGTAGTGCGGGCAGGTCTCGAACGTGAGGTCGGCGCCCTGACCGCGGTACCAGAGCGCGAGGTCGACGCTGCGCGGGAGCGAGAGGTGGCACAGGTGCAGCGCGGCGCCCGTGGTGGCGGCGATCTCCATCGCCGTCAGCACGCCCAGCGTCTCGGCGACCGGCGGGCGCGAGCGGGTGTGGGCCTGGACGTCGGTGGCGTCGGCCTCCTCCGCCAGGAGGGCCTTGACGACCTCGTTGTTCTCCACGTGCGCGCACAGCGTGCGGCCGGTGTCGCCGACGGCGGCCATCACGTTGATGAGGTCGCGGTCGTCGATGCGCGGGAAGCGGAACGGGTCGGTGTCGAACAGGCTCACCTTGAAGCCGCACACCCCGGCCTGCGCCAGCTCCGCCGCCCGCCGCCAACCGCCGCGGGGCTCGATCGTGCCGAGCAGCGCGACATCGACGTGCGCCTCGTCGTTCGCGAGCTCCTGCTTGGCGCGCAGCCGACCGACGTCGTTGATGGGACCCGTGGCGTCGAACGGCATCTCCACGATGGTGGTGACCCCGCCGGCGGCGGCGCTGCGCGTCGCGGCGGCAATGCCCTCGTGGCCGTGGCTGAGCGAGTGGACGTGGGCGTCCACGATGCCGGGGAGGACGTAGGCCGGCCCGACGTCGAGGCGGCTGGCCCCCGAGCGGTCCTCGCCCGAGGTGGTGGTCACGCGGGCGATCCGCTCGCCGTCGACCCAGACCTCACCGCGCTGCCAGGTGCCGTCGATCAGCAGCGTGCCCGCGACGACGAGGGTCGGGGTGGCGGTGGCGCTCTCGTCCGGGCGCGCCGGTGGGGTGCGTGCGTCATGTCGCTAGTAGGTCCGACCATGCCGACCCCCTCCAAGGCGATTCCCGTGGATCGGGAATCGAGACTACGGGAGGTTTCGCCGCCGTCACAGGGTGGCGTCGGCGGCGATTCCGACGGCCGCGTTTGTCGCACGTGTAGTGTTGCTACAACGCCTACGACAAAGGAGTGACCGATGGAGTGGTGGTTCTGGACGCTGTACGGGCTCGGGCTGTGCCTGATCCGCCTGACGCGGCTGCGGGAGAACGCCCTGCGGACCGACACCCTGCTGCTGTCCCACGCCTGGCGACTGCCACTGAGCTGGACGGCCCACCGCGACGCGACGAGCCACCTCCGCAACCGCGTGGTGGGTGAGGTCGTGGGCGCCGCCGCGGGTCTGGCCGTGGGAACCGCGGTCGCGGTCGGCGCGGACGGCCTCCTCCAGGCCGCACCCGTCTTCGGATTCGGGATCGGCGGCACCGCGGGCAGCGCCGTGACCGGCGTCTCCAGGCTGCCCCGGCGGGACGCCGGTGTCCGGTCGACCCATGCCCGCCACGTCGTTCTGCGCGACTACGTGCCGCCGTGGCTGATCGCCGGGGTGTGGTTCTCCGCCGCCGCCGCCATCGTCGCCAGCCTCCTCGCGCTGCCCGACGGGGACGGAGCGGGCGGGGCGGGCAGGGTCGGGGTCCTCGTCCTGGTCGCCCTGACCGCGCTGTCGTCGGTCGGGTTCCAGCTCGTCGGGCGGCGGGCCGTGCGAGCCCCGAGCGCGGCGCGCACCGATCTGGAGCTCGCGTGGCAGGACGGCCTGCGGTCCCGCGCCGCCATCGACTCGGCCACGCTGTCACTGGGTATCTCGCTCACGACCCTCCTGGTCGCCTTCGCACCCCTCTTCCCCTGGCACCGGGACCTCGTCCTCTACCTGGCGGTGTTCGTCGCCCTCGGGGCCGCCTGCCTCGCGTACTGGGCGGCACGTCCCGCCCGCACCTTCCGCAGGCGTCTGTGGGACGACCGGGTCTTCGAGCTCGAGCCCGCGGACCTGGTCGAGACCCCCGTCCGCACCGGCGACCGCGCGTGACCGCCTCGATTCGGCTCGACCCGGGTTCCGCCGTCGCCCCTTACGAGCAGATCCGGAGCCAGTACGCCGCGGCGATCGACGTCGGTGCGCTCACCCCCGGCACCCGGCTGCCGACGGTCCGCCGCCTGGCCGAGGACCTGGGCCTCGCCGTCAACACCGTCGCCCGCGCCTACCGCGAGCTCGAGGCCGAGGGGCTGGTGGAGACGCGGGGGCGCGCCGGGACCGTCGTCGCGTCGCCGTCGACCGACGCCGCGCGGGCGGAGATCGCCGCCCACGCCGCCACCTACCTCGCGCACGCCCGTCGACTCGGCGTCACGCTCGACGAGGCGGTCACCGCGCTCCGCGAGGCCACCCGTCCCTGAGAGCGCCCGACCCCACGCACACGCGAGAACGCCCCGCGCGGCTCCCTGCTCAGGGAGCCGCGCGGGGCGTTCCGGCTGTGGTCAGCGACGCGAGTAGTTCGGCGAGTCCGCCACCATCTGCACGTCGTGCGGGTGGGACTCCTTGAGCCCCGCCGGCGTGATGCGGACGAACTTGCCGCGCTGCTGGAGCTCGGGCACCGTGCGCGCGCCGACGTAGAACATCGACTGGTGCAGGCCGCCGACGAGCTGGTGCGCCACCGCCGCGAGCGGGCCGCGGTACGGGACCTGGCCCTCGATGCCCTCGGTGATGACGTCGTCGTCGGAGACGTCGCCCTGGAAGTAGCGGTCCTTGGAGAAGCTGCGGCGGTCGCCGCGCGACTGCATCGCGCCGAGCGAGGCCATGCCGCGGTAGCGCTTGTACTGCTTGCCGTTGACGAGCACGAGGTCGCCCGGGCTCTCGTCGGTCCCGGCGAGCAGGCCACCGAGCATCACGGTGTCGGCCCCGGCGACCAGCGCCTTGGCGATGTCGCCGGAGTACTGCAGCCCGCCGTCGCCGATCACCGGCACGCCCGCGTCGCGGCACGCGCGGTAGGCCTCGTAGATCGCCGTGACCTGCGGGACGCCGACGCCGGCGACCACGCGGGTGGTGCAGATCGAGCCGGGGCCCACGCCGACCTTGACGGCGTCGACGCCGGCCTCGACGAGCGCCCTGGCGCCCGCGTAGGTGGCGATGTTGCCACCGATGATCTGGACGCCGCGGGTGGCGGGGTCGGACTTGAGGCGGCGGACCATGTCGAGCATGAGGCGCGCGTGGCCGTTGGCCGTGTCCACGACCAGCACGTCGGCGCCGGCCTCGACCAGCGCCGTCGCACGCTCCCACGCGTCACCGAAGAAGCCGACGGCGGCGCCGACGACGAGGCGACCCTCGCCGTCCTTCGTCGCCGTCGGGTACTGCTCCACCTTGACGAAGTCCTTGACCGTGATGAGGCCGCCGAGGCGACCGTCGGCGTCGACCAGCGGGAGCTTCTCGATGCGGTGCTTGGCCAGCAGCGCGGCGGCGTCCTCGCGGGCGATCCCGACGGGGGCCGTGATGAGCGGCTGCTTCGTCATGACCTCGCGCACGCGCGACGTCGCGAAGTTCTCGCGCGGGACGAAGCGGAGGTCGCGGTTGGTGATGATGCCGACCAGGGACCCATCCTCCTCGACGACGGGGAGGCCAGACACGCGGTACCGACCGCAGAGGATGTCGAGCTCCTCGAGCGTGGCCTCCGGGCCCACCGTCACGGGGTCGGTGATCATGCCGGACTCGGAGCGCTTGACCAGGTTGACCTGGTTCGCCTGGTCCGCGATCGGGAGGTTGCGGTGCAGGATGCCGACGCCACCCTGACGGGCCATGGCGATCGCCATCCGCGACTCGGTCACGGTGTCCATCGCCGCGGAGACGAGGGGGATCCGGACGGAGATCTCCCTGGTCAGGCGCGAGGTGGTGTCCGCCTCGCTCGGGATGACGTCCGTCTCCCCGGGGAGCAGGAGCACGTCGTCGTAGGTCAGGCCGACGAAGCCGAACTTCTCGTCGAGGCCCTCCGGGGCGCCGAGCGGCGCGCTGTCAGTGGCGAAGGAAGCATCAGGAGCGGGCACCGCCCCATCGTACGCGCGGAGCCGAAGGGTCCCGCGGTGGTCCGGGTCACGTCAGGACGCTTGGCACCGCGTGGCACGTCAGGCCTCCGCGAGTCGCTCCGCGACCATGTCGGCGGCCTCGGGCAACGCCGCCGCGAGCGTGCGCACGCGGTGCGCCAGCGGCACCTCGGGCGCGTGCGGGCCGACGAGCAGCAGCCCGTGGAACGTGGTGCCGTGGCGCGGGACGGGCTCGAGCCGGTCCTGGTCGAGGTGCAGCTCGATGACGAGGGCGACGCCGTCGCGGCAGCGCCCGTGCCGCTCCGCCTCCTCGGGGTCGTCGCGCACGACGCGGGCGCGGAGCCCGAGCTCGTGGAGCGACCCGGCGAGGACGTGCGCGGCGACGACGCTCTCCCGCGGGGCGGCGACCAGGACGAGGTCGGGGCGAGTCGACGGGGCGAGGGGCGCGGCGGTCCGCTCGCGGACCACGCCGAGGAACGCCGCCGCGAGCGCCGCCTCCGGGTCGTGACCGGGGACGTCGGAGCGCGGTGTCTCGGCGAGCAGCGCGAGCGCCGGGACGAGCCGACCGCTGTAGGTCTCGATGAGGCCGACCTTGACCACCGACGCCCGCAGGGCGCGCACGAGGCGCTCGTGCCCGGAGTCGACGGCGGCCGCAGCCAGGGTGAGCGGGTCGAGGTCCTCACCGACGGCGTCGGCGGCCGGGGCCGAACGGATCGCCATCCGGGCGGCGTCGGCCAGGGCAACACCGCGCTGCGTCAGCGCCCTCATGGTCTCCAGCCGCGCGAGGTCGTCGGGCGAGTAGCGCCGATGGCTTCCCGCCTGGCGCTGCGTGGGGCCGAGTCCGTAGCGGCGGTCCCAGGTGCGTAGGGTCGACGCGGCCACCCCCAACCTGGCAGCGACGGCCGCAACGGTCAGGTGGCCGTCCGTCTCCTGGACCGGTGTCGTGGCATCGTCCGAACTGCTCAAAGCTCCCCCAAGCTGAACCGAGTGATCACGCTGCGCCCGAGTGTGACACCCCGATCCCCCGACGTGCATGTTGGGATCGTTCCCACCCGCGGCGTGTCAACGATTCGACGACGCGCCGTCGGGGGCGACACGCCGCGATTCCACTACCCCCGACCCGCTTCCCCCACGCCACGCACTGGCGTCAAACCGCCCCCGGACGACAACAACCGGCGTCCACGCCCCCCGCGAGACTCCAAGGAACCGCGCCAGGGGACGAACGTGTCTTGAATCGGTTGTGAATCGCTTGTACTGTGACCGGCGTTACCACGGAGCAGCAGCAGAGGGGGCCCACGATGGCCGAGCTTTCACGACTTCCCGGGCCGGTCATGGATCACTGGGAGTGGCAGTACAAGGGCGCGTGCCGCGAGGTCGAGCCCGCCACGTTCTTCCACCCCGAGGGCGAGCGCGGTTCCGCCCGCCGTCGTCGCGACGAGGCCGCCAAGGCCGTCTGCGGCGCCTGCCCCGTGCTGCAGCAGTGCCGCGACCACGCGCTCGCGGTGAAGGAGCCCTACGGCGTCTGGGGCGGCCTCTCCGAGGACGAGCGCAGCGCCATCCTCAACCCCGCGCTGCGCCGCGCCGGCTGACCCCTCCCGCCGCCACCGCTCCGCACCACCGCGTCGCGCCCCGCGCCGCGCCCACGATCTGGTCGGCATCGCCCCCTTCGACTCCGACCGGGACACCTCCGGGTGTCGACGACGAGGCCCCAGGCGGATCATCCGCCTGGGGCCTCGTCGTTCCCGGCGAACCGGGGTACTGCTGGCTGCTACTTGGTGACGATCGCGAGCACGTCGCGGGCCGACAGGATCAGGTAGTCCTGGCCGGCGTACTTCACCTCGGTGCCGCCGTACTTGCTGTAGATGACGACGTCGCCCTCGGCGACGTCGACCGGGATCCGGTTGCCCGAGTCGTCGACCCGGCCGGGGCCGACGGAGACGACCTTGCCCTCCTGGGGCTTCTCCTTGGCGCTGTCCGGGAGAACCAGGCCGAAGGACGTGGTCTGCTCGGCCTCGAGCGTCTGAATGACGATCCGGTCCTCGAGCGGCTTGATGGAGACCGACACGTCGGACCTCCCCTTCCGTGAGTGAAAAGAACAGTGGTCTGGTCGTCCCGGGCTCGTCCGCCCGCCGTCGCGGGGGTCGGGCGGTCAGGTCCGGTACGACCGGTGCCGGGTCCAGCCCGGCTCCGCCACCACTCTAGGAAGCCATTAGCACTCGGTCAAGGCGAGTGCCAGCGCCGTCGCCCCTCGGACGCGATGCGGACGTGACGTGGACGCGATGCGGACGTCCCCGGGCCGACGACCTGACCACGGCGGGTGTCTGCAAGGATCGAGCCGTGGAACCCGCCAGCATCGAGCCCCTCGTCGACCCCGCCGGGTGGGCGCTGCTGGCCCAGCTCCCCCCGTACGACCCCGCGCAGGCCCTCGCCCTCGGCACCGCGCTGCGCGACACCGGGCTCGACGCGGACCTCGTCGCGGCCGCCCTGACCCAGTCGCGGCTCCGGGCGAGGGCGGTCGCCAAGTTCGGGGACCTCGCCCAGGACATGCTGTTCACGCCCGAGGGGCTCGAGCAGGCGACCCGCCTCACGGTCGCGGCCCGGCACGCCCACCGCTTCCGCACCGCCGGCGCCACGCACGTCGCCGACCTCGGCTGCGGCATCGGCGCCGACTCGATGGCGCTGGCCGGGCTCGGGATGCGGGTGCTCGCCGTCGAACGCGATCCCGCGACGGCGATGGTCGCCTCGATCAACCTCCGCCAGCTCCCCGAGGCGCGCGTCGTGACCGGGGACGCGTTCGACGCCGACCTCACCGGGATCGACGGCGTCTGGGCCGACCCCGCCCGCCGCACCACCTCCGGGCGCCGCCTGCACGAGCTCGCGGACTACTCCCCCGCCGTCGACCGGCTCCTGGAGCTGCGCACCCGGATCCCGCGCGTCGGGCTCAAGCTCGGCCCGGGCCTGGCCCACCGCGACATCCCGTCCGACGCGCACGCCCAGTGGCTCAGCGTCGGCGGCGACGTGGTCGAGGCGAACCTCTGGTTCGGGGACCTCGCCCCCGAGGGCGCGGGGCGGTCGGCGCTCGTGATCGACGGCGCGGGCACCGGCACGACGCTCGCCGAGGCCGGGAACCCGGCCGACGCCGTCGAGCAGGCCGACGCGGGACCGCTCGGGTCCTACCTGTACGAGCCCGACGGCGCCGTCATCCGCGCCGGCCTGGTGGCCCGGGTGGCACGCGACCTCGGCGGCCACCTGATCGACCCGACGATCGCCTACGTCACGACGCCGACGCTCGCCGCGACGCCGTTCGCCACGGCGTTCCGGGTGCTCGACCACATGCCCTTCTCCCTCAAGCGCCTCAAGACCTACCTGCGCGAGCGCGGGGTCGGCGTCCTGGAGATCAAGAAGCGCGGCTCGGCGCTCGACCCGGCGCGTCTGCGCACCCAGCTGGCCCTGCGGGGCGACGCCTCTGCCACGATCGTGCTCACGAGGATCGCGGGCGCCCCGCGCGTGCTCGTCGTCGAGCGCCCGGCACCGACCGGGCCGACGACGCCCGATCCCCCCAGCCCCGCCGTCCCGTCCGAGGAGTCCTGATGGCAGCACCGCGCGAGATCCCGTTCGCCACCTCCCGCCGCGGCACGATCGGGCTGGAGTGGGAGCTGGCGCTCGTCGACGTCGACTCCGGCGACCTGCGCCAGGTCGCGGAGGTCGTGCTCGACGCCGTCCGGCCCGAGGGCGCCGCCGAGCACCCGCACATCAAGCAGGAGCTGCTGCTCAACACGATCGAGGTCATCTCCGGCATCAACGAGACGGTCGGCGGCGCGGCCGACGACCTCGCGCGGGCGATCGCCGAGGTCCGCGCCGTGACCGATCCGC
This window harbors:
- a CDS encoding dihydroorotase, whose product is MTTTSGEDRSGASRLDVGPAYVLPGIVDAHVHSLSHGHEGIAAATRSAAAGGVTTIVEMPFDATGPINDVGRLRAKQELANDEAHVDVALLGTIEPRGGWRRAAELAQAGVCGFKVSLFDTDPFRFPRIDDRDLINVMAAVGDTGRTLCAHVENNEVVKALLAEEADATDVQAHTRSRPPVAETLGVLTAMEIAATTGAALHLCHLSLPRSVDLALWYRGQGADLTFETCPHYLTFTSADLETRRGRLKINPPLREGADREGLWARIAAGDVPVISSDHAPWPAALKDQRRIFDNHSGAPGVETIAAVTLGQALARGLDVFTRALEALTVAPARRYGLERRKGSLEVGKDADIAVFTPDPDVAIDETRLHSNAGWSPYDGLRPGGRITHTLARGELVWSTTAGVTAAAGRGTVL
- a CDS encoding GntR family transcriptional regulator, with the translated sequence MTASIRLDPGSAVAPYEQIRSQYAAAIDVGALTPGTRLPTVRRLAEDLGLAVNTVARAYRELEAEGLVETRGRAGTVVASPSTDAARAEIAAHAATYLAHARRLGVTLDEAVTALREATRP
- the guaB gene encoding IMP dehydrogenase; amino-acid sequence: MTYDDVLLLPGETDVIPSEADTTSRLTREISVRIPLVSAAMDTVTESRMAIAMARQGGVGILHRNLPIADQANQVNLVKRSESGMITDPVTVGPEATLEELDILCGRYRVSGLPVVEEDGSLVGIITNRDLRFVPRENFATSRVREVMTKQPLITAPVGIAREDAAALLAKHRIEKLPLVDADGRLGGLITVKDFVKVEQYPTATKDGEGRLVVGAAVGFFGDAWERATALVEAGADVLVVDTANGHARLMLDMVRRLKSDPATRGVQIIGGNIATYAGARALVEAGVDAVKVGVGPGSICTTRVVAGVGVPQVTAIYEAYRACRDAGVPVIGDGGLQYSGDIAKALVAGADTVMLGGLLAGTDESPGDLVLVNGKQYKRYRGMASLGAMQSRGDRRSFSKDRYFQGDVSDDDVITEGIEGQVPYRGPLAAVAHQLVGGLHQSMFYVGARTVPELQQRGKFVRITPAGLKESHPHDVQMVADSPNYSRR
- a CDS encoding MerR family transcriptional regulator, translated to MHVGGSGCHTRAQRDHSVQLGGALSSSDDATTPVQETDGHLTVAAVAARLGVAASTLRTWDRRYGLGPTQRQAGSHRRYSPDDLARLETMRALTQRGVALADAARMAIRSAPAADAVGEDLDPLTLAAAAVDSGHERLVRALRASVVKVGLIETYSGRLVPALALLAETPRSDVPGHDPEAALAAAFLGVVRERTAAPLAPSTRPDLVLVAAPRESVVAAHVLAGSLHELGLRARVVRDDPEEAERHGRCRDGVALVIELHLDQDRLEPVPRHGTTFHGLLLVGPHAPEVPLAHRVRTLAAALPEAADMVAERLAEA
- a CDS encoding WhiB family transcriptional regulator, whose translation is MAELSRLPGPVMDHWEWQYKGACREVEPATFFHPEGERGSARRRRDEAAKAVCGACPVLQQCRDHALAVKEPYGVWGGLSEDERSAILNPALRRAG
- the groES gene encoding co-chaperone GroES, with product MSVSIKPLEDRIVIQTLEAEQTTSFGLVLPDSAKEKPQEGKVVSVGPGRVDDSGNRIPVDVAEGDVVIYSKYGGTEVKYAGQDYLILSARDVLAIVTK
- a CDS encoding class I SAM-dependent methyltransferase; translation: MEPASIEPLVDPAGWALLAQLPPYDPAQALALGTALRDTGLDADLVAAALTQSRLRARAVAKFGDLAQDMLFTPEGLEQATRLTVAARHAHRFRTAGATHVADLGCGIGADSMALAGLGMRVLAVERDPATAMVASINLRQLPEARVVTGDAFDADLTGIDGVWADPARRTTSGRRLHELADYSPAVDRLLELRTRIPRVGLKLGPGLAHRDIPSDAHAQWLSVGGDVVEANLWFGDLAPEGAGRSALVIDGAGTGTTLAEAGNPADAVEQADAGPLGSYLYEPDGAVIRAGLVARVARDLGGHLIDPTIAYVTTPTLAATPFATAFRVLDHMPFSLKRLKTYLRERGVGVLEIKKRGSALDPARLRTQLALRGDASATIVLTRIAGAPRVLVVERPAPTGPTTPDPPSPAVPSEES